A part of Salmo salar chromosome ssa18, Ssal_v3.1, whole genome shotgun sequence genomic DNA contains:
- the LOC106576844 gene encoding Kv channel-interacting protein 2 isoform X2 — MQLMFFREVWEMEGLQTVGILLVVCSSLKLMHFLGLIDFSSRDSVEDDFELSTVCHRPEGLDKLQEQTKFNKKELQVLYRGFKNECPSGVVNEETFKTIYSTFFPQGDSGAYAHFLFEAFDTNKNGSVSFEDFVFGLSIILRGTINDRLNWAFNLYDLNKDGCITKEEMMDIMKSIYDMMGKYTYPCMQDEAPREHVESFFQKMDRNNDGVVTIDEFIESCQKDENIMQSMQLFDNVI, encoded by the exons ATGTTTTTCCGTGAAGTGTGGGAGATGGAGGGGTTGCAGACAGTGGGGATACTCCTGGTGGTCTGTAGCTCCCTCAAACTGATGCACTTCCTGGGGCTCATCGATTTCTCCTCCAGAG ACAGCGTAGAGGATGACTTTGAGTTGTCCACTGTGTGCCATCGACCAGAGGGGCTGGACAAACTACAGGAGCAGACCAAGTTCAACAAGAAGGAACTACAAGTTCTCTACAGGGGCTTCAAGAAC GAGTGTCCGAGTGGAGTGGTGAATGAGGAGACCTTTAAAACCATCTACTCCACATTCTTCCCCCAGGGAG ATTCGGGTGCGTATGCACATTTCTTGTTTGAGGCCTTTGACACTAACAAGAATGGATCGGTTAGTTTCGAG GACTTTGTGTTTGGTTTGTCTATCATTCTGAGAGGAACGATAAACGACCGGCTAAACTGGGCCTTCAACCTGTACGACCTGAACAAAGATGGCTGCATCACCAAAGAG gaGATGATGGATATAATGAAGTCTATCTATGACATGATGGGGAAGTACACATACCCCTGTATGCAGGACGAGGCACCCAGAGAACACGTGGAGAGCTTTTTCCAG AAAATGGATCGTAATAATGATGGGGTGGTCACTATTGATGAGTTCATCGAGTCATGCCAAAAg gatGAGAACATCATGCAGTCCATGCAGCTGTTCGACAATGTCATCTAG